In the genome of Arachis stenosperma cultivar V10309 chromosome 6, arast.V10309.gnm1.PFL2, whole genome shotgun sequence, the window AAAAATGGATATGACAAATGCGAGCTCATATTGTAAACAGCAGCAAACAATTTTAGCATATTGTTCTCTCCACTATAGTGGCTATATTTCGTTGTTTTGCACCAAGAGAATATATATCAAGAAACATAAACGAATAAAAGACTCTGCATAATAGAATGGGATTTAAAGAACAGGCAAAAAGGACTTGAGtcttgatttgattagatattatttattgttattatgaTAACATCAAATTTAACAAACTTACATTCATATTTTATTGTCTAGCACGTTGACCCTTCACATGAAACAAATAGGAAGAATACAGTTACCAATATACATTCTATTAATACAGTTACCAATATACATTCTATCACATATTTGAAATGTTCAAAATATAGTGTAGTAGAATATAGTAGCACTCACCCATGTAATCACTATATAGCTTAGTCAAGAATGCTGCATTCGCCACGTACCGAAGAGGGCGTGGATTTCCATGGTTTAACATGATCAACCCTCCCTTTGTTCTGTTAAATTTCTCGGAATCTGGGAGATAAGAGCATACTATGTCATCGATTTTgttttgataaattttcaatACTTGTTCGTACGGATAGCCATAATCCAAGAACATTCTGAAGCGAGCAAAAGCAACACAGCACCGGGAAGCTTATTGTCCCAAGAAAACACACTGTGCCACATGGAACCAACTTTCTCATCCAATTCAGGACTAGTAATGAGATTGAGGTAGGAAGAATTTCCGGTTGCCAAGTACATACATGTTCCGCCCCACAAGGCGAAGGTGGATCGCCTCCGTCGGAGTACTCGTGTCCCAATCCTTGGGTGGCGAACTCGAAGATCATGTCTGCTCCATGGATCCGTTTCTTGGAATAGGCCTCGTTATGCAGCGGCTAAAGCGGTTGCAGTTTCAGCAGCCAGAGTAGGGCAAGTGGTGCAATGCGATGCAGAGCGAGGGGATTGGATTTCCTCGGGGCGGATCCAACACTTGTTTTTGTGTTTGGTCGTCGCTAATGGTAGTGGGGAAGCAATGATGGTTGTGGAGTTTGCAGAAGAGGTGAATCTTTTGAGAAGGTAATCGGTTCCCCATTTGATGGCGTGTTTGACACGATCGAGCTCGAGCTGATTCGTATTTTCAGTTGTATTCCAGTACGCTCCAACTTAGCATGGTCATAGCGAATGCCGCCGGGAAATTGTACTTGGTGGAGTCACCGGCCGCCGTCGTAGTAGCCACCAAGAATGCGCTTTTGAATGATGTGCAACCTCGAGATGCAGATCCTCAGGAGATCACTCCTCCCAAGAAAAAGCTGACAATATTCAATTCCTTTTCAGAGGATATTGTAAAATTTCAAATATCAAACAATTTCATACTATCTACTACACTAAAGTTTTATGAAGGGTTTGAAACCCTCGCATTCATGTTACCAAGTTTCAGACTTTCAgctaatgatattttttaatggtGCTTCTGACCCTATACTTTATTGATCTTTTTTGACTTTTTTAGATGATGCTATcttattttagtttttcaagTTGTCTGCAGGTTCAATCTTTTGCTTCGAGGAGTTAGCAAAGTCTTTCATTTACTACTTTGTGACCTCAAAAATATACGTACACAAATCGGACTACCTTAGCAGTATCAAACAAGGACAGCACGAGAGTCTAAAGAATTACATGACACGATTCGCCAAGGCAATTATGGAGATTCCGGACCTCAACCCCGATATACACCTATATGCACTCAAAAGCGGTCTTCGCCCTGGAAAGTTTCAAGAAACTATAGCCGTGACTAAGCCGAAGACATTGACAGAATTTCGAGAAAATGCCTCGGGACAAATGGAGATTGAAAAGTTTCGTGAAGCTTGGCGTATGGAAAAACAACAACCGTGCCGAGATGAGGAAAGGCAGCTAAATCTCAAAACCACAAAGACCTCAAAAAGCCCttcaaactggcaccaaagtttGACTCATACACTAAGTTTAACACAAAGAGAGAGGACATAATCAAAGAAATCCTTCACAATAAACTCATTAAACCACCGACTAAAGCAAATACTTATCAGGATCAGAAATATGTGGACAAAAGCAAACATTCTGCATCTCATCAGAAGTACGGTCATACCACTGACGAATGCATAGTGGCCAAAAACTTATTGGAGAGATTGGCGAGACAGTAATTACTAGACAAATATGTTACTAACAGAGGCTAGAAAGAAACAACAACTGCAATTACAGACCAACTGCAATTACTGGCAGTGGGGTGGGTGTGGGGGTTGGTGGTGATTCAGCCTCTCCAACATAAGCCTGTAATAAAGTAGAAAAAGTCaatcaccttttttttttcggtgaACAAAGTCAATCATCTTTCTTCAATAATTATATAACAGGCCTTGTTTTTGTTGGGATTTTTAATTAACCATACATGCATACATATATAACCAAACATAATTGTATATATAACCAATCATTTTTTTTCGGTTAACAAAGTCAAtcatttttcttcaataattaTATTCAATATCAACAACATCTTCAGAAAATAAAGGTATAACAGTTTCATCACCTCCAGAGTGTTCACGTATCAGAGTTTTATCACCTCCAGACTATTCACACATAGGAGTTTCATCACCTCCAGACTGTTGAGATACAGTTTGAGATGGATCTATGGACTGCCTAGTGGTAGCGATGATTAGGGGGGAGGTGTAGGTGTTGCTGGGTGGTGGTGGTAGTGTGGTAATGGTGGGGGCGGTGAGGATGCAGGATAGGGGTGGACTGGTGGAGGCGGGAGCGGTGCGGGTGTCGTGGGTTGTGGGGGTGGGGTTGGTGGTAGAGGTGCGAGTGGTGCCGTGGGTTGCGAGGGTGGCAGTGAGGGAGCGGGGTGGGGGTGCGGGGGGTGGAGGTGCGAGTGGTACGAGAGCCATGGGTTGCGGAGGTGGTGGTAAGGGTGCGGGGTGGGGGTGGGGTGGGCGAGTGGTGAGGGGTGGAGCTGGGGCTGAGGGTGGCGGCTTGGGTTGGGGTGGGAGACTGAGGATGGGGGTGGCGGTGAAGGTAGGGGGAGTGGCTGGGTTTGGCGGTGGGGGTTGGAGACTGGGGATGGGGGGTGACGGTAAGGGTGGGGGAAGAGTGGGGAGGGGGTGGAGCTGGGGTTGTGGGTGGCGGCGTAGGTTGGGAtggtgctagtaagggttggggGTGGCGGTATGGGTGGCAGGGGCTCACGGTTGCGGTAGGGGTGGAGGTGCGAGTGGTGCCATGGGTTGCGACGGTAGCGgtgagggtggtggtgggggtGGGGGGTCGAGGTGCGAGTGGTGCGGGTGCCGTGGGTTGCGTGGGTGGCGGTAAGGGTGCGGACTGGGGGTGGGGTGGGCGAGTGGGGAGGGGTGGAGCTGGGGGTGGGGGTGGCGGTGTGGGTTGGGGTGGGGGTGGGGTGTGGCGGTGAAGGTAGAGGGAGTGGGTGGGTTTGACGGTGAGGGTTGGAGACTTAGGATGCAGGGTGGCAGTGATGGTGGGGGAGAGTGGGGAGGGGTGGAGATGGGTTTGTGGGTGGCTGCGTGTGTTGGGGCGGGGCTAGTTGGGGTGGGGGACTGGGGATGGGCTGGGCTGGTGGGGGTGGCGGGGACTGGcggtgggggtgggggtgggggttAGTGGTGGGAGAGTGGTGGTGATTCAGCCTCTCCAACATAAGCCTGCAATAAAGTGAAAAAAGTCAatcaccttttttttttggtgaaaaAAGTCAATCATCTTTCTTCAATTATTATATAACGGGCCTTGTTTTTGTTGGGCTTTTTAATTAACCATTCATGCACACATATATaaccaaaaataattatatatataaccaatctttttttttcggttaacAAAGTCAATCATCTTTCTTCAATAATTATATTCAATATCAGCAACATCTTCAGAAAGTAAAAGTATAACTGTTTCATCACCTCCAAACTATTCACGTATAGGAGTTTCATTACCTCTAGACTATTTACGTATGGGAGTGGTGCGGGTGCAGTGTGTTGCGAGGATGGGGTTGGTGGTAGAGGTGCGAGTGGTGCCGTGCGTTGCGAGTGTGGCAGTGAGGGAGCGAGTTGGGGTGGGGGAAGGTGGAGGTGCGAGTGGTGCGGGAGCCGTGGATTGCagggtgggggtgggggtggggtgGGCGAGTGGTGGGGGTGGAGCTGGGGCTGGGGTGGGGTACTAAGGATGGGGGGTGGCGGTGAAAGTAGGGGGAGTGGCTGGGTTTGGCGGTGTGGATTGAAGACTGGGGATGTGGGTGACGGTGAGGGTGGGGGAAGAGTGGGGAGGGGTGGAGCTGGGGCTGTGGGTGGCGGCGTGGGTTGGGGTGGGGCTAATAGGGGTTGGGAGTGGCGGTATGGGTGGCAGGGGCTGGCGGTTGGGGTGGGGGTGGAGGTGCGAGTGGAGCCGTGGGTTGCGACAGTAGCGATGAGGGTGGTGGGAGTGGGAGTGGGGGGGTGGGGGGTGGAGGTGCGAGTGGTGCGGGAGCCGTGGGCACACAACCCTACACCCTCACCGCCACCCCCACACAAACGACATCCTCACCCCCACCCTGCACCCACAACACCGCCACCCCCGCCTCCTACCTCCATCCCCACCTACACCCCTAATCATCGTTACCACTAAGCAGTCCATAGATTATGACACTGTTATATATGCACAGTCTGAAAGTGATGCTAATATTGAAAATCAACCACCGTCTCAAACTGTTATACCTGAACAATCTGGACGTGATAAATCTGTTATACTTGTACAGTTTGAAGGTGATGCTAATATTGGAATTCAATATACTATTATTGGTCttgtataaatattattaaaattattatttaatattttaataatgtaaaGAGTAGAAAAAAtagttataattttattttttaattaaattaaattaattactatattttgatatattaaatGACATATTTTAGATTAATATATACAATTATGTTTGGTTATATATGTGGGTTCATGTATGTGTGCATGTATAGAATTTTTCTCTCTACTaattaaaaaacaaacaaaaacaacaCCCGTTATATAATTATTGAAGAAAGATAATTGACTTTGTTcactggaaaacaaaaaaaaagacgatcggttatatatatgattatgtTTGGTTATATATATGTGTGCATGTATGTGTATGTGTATAATTTTTGTCCCAATTGATTAAAAAGTCCAACAAAAACAAAGCCCGTTAATTGAAGAAAGATGATTGATTTTGTTCaccgaaaaaaataatttgactTTTTATACTTTATTTCAGGTGGTTGAATCACCACCATCACCACCAACCCCCATCCCCTCACCGCCACCCCCACACCCCACGGCATGCCCAGCCCCACCCCCACCCCGACCCTGCACCCTCACCGCCACCCCTACAACTCACTGCACCGCCACCAGCACCACTCCTAACCCCACCCCCCACTTCCACCCCCACCCCCACTACACACCCTCACCGCCACCCGTACAGCCCACGGCACCACCACCACCTATCCCCAACCTTACCACCACCCCCATCCCCAGTCCCCCACCCCCACCGCCACCACCATCCCACCACCCCCATCTTTACCAGACTACCACCACCATCTACCCCCACCTAAACCCCCCACCATCGTTACCACTAAGCAGTCCAATGATGATGAAACTGTTATACATGTACAGTTTGGAAGTGATGCTAATATTGAAAATCAACCACCGTCTCAAACTGTAATAGATGAACAATTTGGAGGTGATAAAACTGTTATACTTGTACAGTCTGAAGGTGATgcaaatattaaaattcaatatacTATTATTGGTCttgtataaatattattaaaattattatttaatattttcataatataaaaagtagaaaaaatagttataattttattttttaattaaattgaacTAATCactatattttaatatattaaatgaCATATTTTAGATTAATATATACGATTATGTTTTGTTATATATGTGTGTTCATGTATGCGTGTATGTATAGATTTTTTCTTTctactaattaaaaaataacaaaaacaacACCCGTTATAAAATTATTGAAGAAAGATAATTGACTTTGTTcaccagaaaacaaaaaaaagacgATCggttatatatatgattatgtTTGGTTATATATGTGTGTATGTATGTGTATGTGTATAATTTTTGTCCCAATTGATTAAAAAGTCCAACAAAAACAAAGCCCGTTAATTGAAGAAAGATAATTGACTTTGTttaacgaaaaaaaataatttaactttTTCTACTTTATTGCAGGTGGCTGAATCACCACCATCCCCccaccaccatcaccaccaACCCCCACCCCGCACCCTCACCGCCACCCCCGCAACACACGGCATGCCCATCCCCACCCCCAAAACTCACTGCACCGCCACCCCCACCACTCCCACCCCGCACCCTCACCGCCACCCCACACAACCCACAGCATCCCCACCCTCCACTCCCACCTCCACCCTCCCACCCTGCACCCTCACTACCGCCACCCCCACCCCGCACCCTCACTGCTACCCCTACAACCCacagcaccaccaccacctaTCCCCACTCCTCAACCCCCACCCTCACCACCAACCCCATCCCTAGTCCCCCACCTCCACCGCCCCCACTACCCTACCACCCCCATCTTTACCACACTACCACCACCATCCACCCCACAAAAATCCTCCATCATCGCTACCACTAAGCAGTCTATAGATGATGAAACTGTTATACATGCACAGTCTGGAAGTAATGCTAATATTGGAAATCAATCACCGTCTTAAACTATTATGCCTGAACAATCTGGAGGTGATAAAACTGTTATACTTGTACAGTCTGAAGGTGATGCTAATATTGGAATTCAATATACTATTATTGGTCttgtataaatattattaaaattattattgaatattttCATAATGTAAAGAGTAGAAAAATctgttataattttattttttaaataaattgaattaatcacaatattttgatatattaaatGACATATTTTAGATTAATATACATAATTATGTTTGGTTATATATGTGTGTTCATGTATGTGTGTATGTATAGAATTTTTGTCTCTATTGATTaaaaaaccaacaaaaacaacaCCCGTTATATAATTATTGAAGAAAGATAATTGACTTTGTTCAccggaaataaaaaaaaaaagacgatcggttatatatatgattatgtTTGGTTATATATGTGTGTGCATGTATGTGTATGTGTATAATTTTTGTCCCAATCGATTAAAAAGCCCAACAAAAACAAAGCCCGTTAATTGAAGAAAGATGATTGACTTTGTTCACCgaagaaaaaataatttgacTTTTTCTACTTTATTGCAGGCAGCTGAATCACCACCATCCCCACACCACCATCACCGCCACCCCCAGCACTAGCTCCACACCTCCCCACCCCCACTCCGCACCAACACTGCCACCCCCGCAATCTACGACACCCACACCAATCACACCTCCACCCCCAACCCCACCCCACCCCGCTCCCTCAACGCCACCCTCGCAATCTAGGGCACCACTCGCACCTTCACCCCCTACACCACCTCCGCAACCCACGGCACCCGCACAACTCCGACCTCCACCCCCACCCTCATCCCTCACTCTTACCGCACCCACCATTACTATACTACCACCACCACCCACCAACATCTACACCCCTCCCCTTTCCCCCATCATCGCTACCACTAGGCAGTCCATAGATCTATCTCAAATTATACCTCAACAGTCTGGAGGTGATGAAACTCCTATACGTGAACAGTCTGGAGGTGATGAAACTGTTATACCTTTACTTTCTAAAGATATTGCTGATATTGAATATAATTATTGAAGAAAGAAGATTGACTTTGTAAACCGAAAAAAAATGATTGGTTATATATACAATTATGTTTGGTTATATATGTGTGCATGTATGGTTAATTAAAAAGCCCAACAAAAACCAGACCCCTTATATAATTATTGAAGAAAGATGATTAACTTTGTtcaccgaaaaaaaaaaaggtgattGACTTTTTGCACTTTATTGCAGATTTATGTTGGAGAGGCTGAATCACCACCACTCTCCCACCACTATTGTTGCCCATTTGTTTCTAACATTCTTGAAAGCTTCATAAAATACTTTCTTGAAAAAATTAGAAACATACATCATTACAAATTTTTCACAATACATGTCAAATGGGTGGGTAATTGAGGATAATATAGTTCATAAGATAAAAGTTAGGGTAGCCATTGGTATTGTCATGATAGTCATTGTTATGGGAACAATTATAACCCATTTTTTAGAGAATATAAGTTGGTTTGATAGTTTTTATTTGACTATAATTTCCATGACAACAGTAGATTTTGGTGATTATTCATATAATACGATTGGAGGAAGATGTTTTTCagctattttattttatttagtgtGGTTATATATAGTTTTGTAGTTTTATATTTGACTAATTTTATACTTCCAATTAATTCTCATTGAATTGTATTTTGTAAATTATACAATGACAATAAACGAAAGTAGCCGTTAtctttttcatactttttttctcctcataatatatttaattagttttaatcaaattaaatttttcgaTTCTAAATTATTCTACAAAGTAACCATACagaccaaaaaaattaattgagaaGTGAGGCAATATCATTTGCTACATTTTGAGCATCATTGCTAGCTCCAAAGAATCCTCTATGTGCAAGCCCAACACAGTACAAATTGTTCTTACCCTTCCAGTAATTTGAAAAATTACTTGCCTTGGCTAAACTATTCTCATTTAGAAGATCATCACCACCACTCTCCAACCACCAACCCCCACCCCACCCCTGCTCCATCCCTCTCCACTCTCCCCCCACCCTCACCGCCATCCCCCATCCCCAAGCTCTAACCCCCACTGCCAAACTCAGTCATTCCCCCTTACCTTCACCGCCACCCCCAACCCCAGTCCCGCACCCCACTATTCCCACCCCAACCCCAACTCCACCCCACCCACTCGCCAACCTCAGCCCCACCCCTCCCCACACCCTCACTGCCACCCCCACATCCCACGGCACCCACACCACTCGCACCCCCACCAGCCCTACCCCAAACCATGTCGCCACCTACAGCCCTAGCTCCATCCCTCCCAACTCTTCCCCACCCTCACTGCCACCCTCCATCCCCAGTTTCCAACCCCCACCGCCAAATCCAGCCACTTCTCCTACCTTCATTGCCACCCCCATCCCTAGTCCCCCACCCCACCAGCCGTACCCCAACCCACGCCCCGATGCCCAGCCCCAGCTCCATCTCTCCCCACTCTCCCTCCACCCTTACCGCCATCTCCCATCCCCAGTCTCCAACCTTCACTGCCAAATCGAACCACTCTCCCTACCTTTACCGCCACCCCATCCCCAGTCTCTCACCCCCACCATTCCCACCCAGTACCCCAGCTCCACCCCTCCCCACTCGCCCACCCCACCCCGCACCTTCACCGCCACCTCTACAACCCACGGCACCCGCACAACTCACACACCTCCACCCCCCACTCCCACCCCGCTCCCTCACCGCCACCCTCGCAACCCACGACACAACTACAACCTCCACCCGTTatataattattgaaaaaaGATGATTGGCTTTGTtcaccgaaaaaaaaagaagattgACTTTTCCACTATATTGCAGGCTTATGTTGGAGAGGTTGAATTACCACCTATCCCCCACCACCAACCCCTACCCCCACCCCCCATCCCCAGTCTCCCACTACCACCAGTCCAACCCCAACCCACGCCGCCATGCATAGCCAGAGCTCCACGCCCCACCCACCCTCACTGCCACCCCCATCCCCAGTCTCCAACCCCCACCGCCAAACCCAGCCACTCCCCCTACCTTCAACACTACCCCCTATCCCCAGTCCCCCACCCCACCATCCCCACCCAAACCCACGTCGCCAACCCCATCCCAAGCTCCACACCTCCCCACCCCACTCTGCACATTCACCGCCACCTCTGAAATCCACGACACCCACACCATTCACACCTCCACCCCCTAGCCCCACCCCGCTCCCACAACGCAACCCTTGCAATCCACGGCACCACTCGCACCTCTACACCCCCACCCCACCCCCGCAACCCACGACACCCTCATAATTCCGACCTCCATCCTCCACCCCATCCTGCACTATTACCACACCCACCATTACCATACTACCACCACCACGCACCAACACCTACACCCCCCACAAATCATCGCTACCATTAGGTAGTCCATAGATCCATCTCAAATTGTACCTCAACAGTCTTGAGGTGATGAAACTCATATACATGAACAGTCTGGAGGTGATGAAAATGTTATACCTTTACTTTCTAAAGATGTTGCTGATATTGAATATAATTATTGAAGAAAGATAATTGACTTTGTTAACCGGAAAAAAATGATTGGTTATTTATACAATTATATTTGGTTATATATGTGTGCATGTATGGTTAATTAAAATGCCAAACAAAAACAAGGCCCGTTatataattattgaaaaaaGATGATTGACTTTGTTCACCGAAAAAAAGGTGATTGACTATTTTCACTTTATTACAGGTTTATGTTGGAGAGGCTGAATCACCACCAGCCCCGCCCATCCCCAGTCCCCCACCACCAGCCCCTACCAGCCCCACCCTTTCCGAGTACCCCACCCCCACCAGCCCCGCCCCAACCACGCCGCCACCCATAGCCCCAGCTCCACCCCTCCCCTCTCTCCCCCCACCCTCACCGCCACCCTGCATCCCAAGTCTCCAACCCCCAACGCCAAACCAACCCACTCCCCACACCTTCACCGCCACCCCCCACCTCGACCaaccccacccccacccccactCCGCACCCTAACTGCCACCCAAGTAACCCACGACACCCGCACCACTTGCACCTCTACACCCACCACCACCCACACCGCTACCGTCGCAACCCCCACCACGACCCCCGAAGCAACCGTCGCAACCCACAGCATCACTCGAACTTCCAACCCCCACCCCGCACCCTTACCACCACCCCCGCAATCTACGGCTCCCGCACCACTCGAACCTCCACCCCCCTCCCACCCCGACCCCGCTCCCTCACTGCTACCCTCGTAACCCACGACACCACTTGCACATCTACCACCACCCCCACCAACCCCGTGCATTCCCAGTCCCCCACTCCACACCAGTCCCGTCCCAACCCACGCCGCCACCCACAGCCCCATCTCCACCTCTCCCACTCTCCCCCCACCCTCACCGCCACCCTGCATCTTATGTCTCCAACCCCCACCCCAAACCCAGCCACTCCCTCTACCTTCACTGTCACCTCCCACCCACACCAGCCCTACCCCAACCCACGCCGCAACCCCACCCCCAGCTCCACCCCTCCCCACTCGCCCACCCCGCCCTACCCTCCCCCCACACCCTCACCGCCACCGCCACAACCCACGGCACCCGCACCACTCGCACCTCCACCCCCCCACTCCACCCTCGCAACCCACGACACCACTCGCACCTCCACCATCCTACCCCCACCGCCAGCCCCTGCCACCCTTACCGCCACCCCCACCAACACCAATCCCACCCCAACCCATGCCGCCACCCACAGCCCCAGCTCCACCCCTTTCCACTCTTTGTGCACCCTCACCATCACCCCCATCCCTAGTCTCCAACCCCCACCGCCAAACCCAGCCACTCCCCCAACCTTCACTGCCACCCCCAACCCCAGTCCACCACCCCCACCAGCCCCACCACAACCCATGCTGTCACCCCCAGTCCTAGCTCTACACTTTTCCACTCGCCCACCCTACCCCCACACCCACCCTCACTGCCACCCCACAACCCACGGCACCCATACCACTCCCACCTACACCCCCACCCCCACTCTGCACCCTCACCGTCCCCACTATTACCACACTACCACCACCACCCACCAACACCTACACCCCCATCATCGCTACCACTAGACAGTCCATAGATCCATCTCAAACTGTATCTCAACAGTATGCAGGTGATGAAACTCATATACGTAAACAGTCTGGAGGTGATAGAACTCTTATACGTGAACAATCTGAAGGTGATAAAACTATTATACTTTTACTTTTTGAAGATGTTGCTGATATTGAAAATTAACTAACTTTTCTACAGGTGTGTGCTAAAGGTTAGGCTTCTGTTACAAATTTATATCATAGATTGAATAAGATGTTTAAACCGgccattaaatttttttttaattatatttctttattcaaattcaataaagaatattagaaaaatatttggaataattaaagaaattaactctaattttttaattattttattaaaaaataattatttaaaacagtaaaattaataaatatataattaaaaaaattttttagatataatttatatatggctctttaatgttattttttatataattttaatttattaattataaaaaatttataatttaattactaaattttttttattgcagGGACATCCTACCATCTCATTTTTTATGTtagttttagtatgttttttattttatttttttgatagaATTATAGTTTATATGCATAAGAAGTTTAAGgttaattctaaaaaaattagtagatgctctttattttatatgagtTACTCTAAGTACCATAGGATTTGGGGATATTATCCCTGTTTCTGTATTTAGTAAAATAggaattatatttttatctgtTTGTTGCCCATTTGTTTCTAACATTCTTGAAAGTTTCATAAAattctttcttaaaaaaataaaaaacatacaTCATTACAAATTTTTCATAATACATATCAAATAGGTGGGTAGTTGAGGATAAGATAGTTCATAAGATAAAGGTTAGGGTAGCCATTAGTATTATCATGATAGTCATTGTTTTGGAAACAATTATAACCCATTTTTTAGAGGATATAAGTTAGTTTGACAGTTTTTATTTGACTAAAATTTCCATGACAACAATAGATTTTGGTGATTATTCATATAGTACGATTGGAGGAAGATGAGTTTTcaacaatttttattttatttagtgttgatatatatagttttttagttttatatttgacTAATTTTATACTTCAAATTAATTCTCATTGAAttgtattttataaattatacaATGACAATAAATGAAGGTAGCAGTTAtctttttcatacttttttttctcctcataatatatttaattagttttaatcaaattaaatttttttattctaaattattcTACAAAGTAACCATACAGGCCAAGAAAGTTAATTGAGAAGTGAGGCAATATCATTTGCTACATTTTGAGCATCATTGCTAGCTCCAAAGAATCCTCTATGTGCAAGCCCAACACAGTACAAATTGTTCTTACCCTTCCAGTAATTTGAAAAATTACTTGCCTTGACTAAACCATTCTCATTCAGAAGATCATCACCAAATGTATAAGTAGTTCGTATATATAACCATGTCACGATTGATATATAAAGTTTAGATATGTTTAATAAGTGAAGTAGTGTACGAATTATTTAATCAGTCATGTACTTTGAGCCACTTTTGTATTGATGTATTGAAGCCATTGCAGAATATGATCGAACCAAATGAGTGGCACTTGCCATCTCTTAACAATACCTCGTTACCTCTAATTTTCTCTATCTCAGCCGATAAGACCTACACGACAACATTATATGTCATACAATACAACAAACTAATAATACAACTCACTACTTAAGTATTGTTATGTAATATAGTATGTTTGGACATTTTCAGTAGTCC includes:
- the LOC130933661 gene encoding glycine-rich cell wall structural protein 1.0-like, translating into MVGAVRMQDRGGLVEAGAVRVSWVVGVGLVVEVRVVPWVARVAVRERGGGAGGGGASGTRAMGCGGGGKGAGWGWGGRVVRGGAGAEGGGLGWGGRLRMGVAVKVGGVAGFGGGGWRLGMGGDGKGGGRGLTVAVGVEVRVVPWVATVAVRVVVGVGGRGASGAGAVGCVGGGKGADWGWGGRVGRGGAGGGGGGVGWGGGGVWR
- the LOC130933660 gene encoding endoglucanase 9-like — its product is MYLATGNSSYLNLITSPELDEKVGSMWHSVFSWDNKLPGAVLLLLASEYSEKFNRTKGGLIMLNHGNPRPLRYVANAAFLTKLYSDYMGSTC
- the LOC130933662 gene encoding glycine-rich protein 5-like; translation: MGCGGAGGGGGLGLGVAVKVGGVAGFGGGGWRLGMGVMVRVHKEWKGVELGLWVAAWVGVGLVLVGVAVRVAGAGGGGRMVEVRVVSWVARVEWGGGGASGAGAVGCGGGGEGVGGG